Genomic window (Drosophila sulfurigaster albostrigata strain 15112-1811.04 chromosome 2R, ASM2355843v2, whole genome shotgun sequence):
TGATGCCATCTCCCAGTTTCTGCAGGCCTGGAAGCAGATGATACCCTGTGGCTATGCCGAAGACAATATTCCAGTCTTGGCCCCGTTAACTCACGATTTTTCCAGCTTCAATTTCTCCAAAGGCGAGACCAGCTTTGTTGGCAATTCTAGCAACATCCGCATCTCTGGTCTAAACAACTTTATTGTCCTCAGTGGATCCTTCAACGTCAACACTCAGAAAGCCAAATTTGATATCCTCTTCCCAGAGATCCAGATCTTGGGCTCCTTTGCCGTGGAGGGTGTCATGAGCATGCTTGGATTTGCCTTCCCCGTTCGCGAAGTCAGTTTGCTGAATGAGAGATTCCAGCAATTGCGATTCGTTGGCGAATACACCTTCGGTCAGAGTCTTATCAATCCCACTGGACTACGCATTAGCGATTTCCATCTGCAATTCTATTTGGCTGATGTGAAAATCGATAACTGGGATATTTTGTGGAACATTTCACTCAACGAATTGTCTAATACTTGGGCTAGACAGATAATTAGCCTTGCAACTAAACTAGTTCAACCTAATGTAGATATGTTGTTATCCCTCGATGTGATTCCTATTATCAATGATATGCTCTCCGCTGTGAACCTTGATCAGCTGTCGCAATTTTTGGTCAATTCTGCCAACAGGTGGAACAGTGCCAACTGTCCAGTTCAGGCATAAAGgctttgaaaaatttaataaataagaagATTAATTAGCACAAATGTTctattttcgtttattttacCACCAGAAAtcgtttttttaataatttttaaattttaaaattttttacgataaaaaaaagtaaattttaatgtaCAATCAAAGTGAGCATATCTAAttgttaacaaaataaacatacgAGCAGTACGTATACTGAACGCGAATTACTCACTGTTATGCAAGCAGTGCATATATAAGATATTTGCACACTGCTTGCAATTTATGATAGATTTACACTGCTTGCTCAGCCTATTTGTGTATGTGCAGACACATGTATCAGTATTAGCTGGAATCAAGTATTACACAATCTGTCTCATATTCGATTTCTCAATAactaacattttaataaaaataaaaaatatacatgtgtTATCAAGTACATTTctttacaattttgatt
Coding sequences:
- the LOC133836751 gene encoding uncharacterized protein LOC133836751: MIPCGYAEDNIPVLAPLTHDFSSFNFSKGETSFVGNSSNIRISGLNNFIVLSGSFNVNTQKAKFDILFPEIQILGSFAVEGVMSMLGFAFPVREVSLLNERFQQLRFVGEYTFGQSLINPTGLRISDFHLQFYLADVKIDNWDILWNISLNELSNTWARQIISLATKLVQPNVDMLLSLDVIPIINDMLSAVNLDQLSQFLVNSANRWNSANCPVQA